CTagataaaaaaaagacttttttagATTGAAATAAGCATAAAACCTTGTCCTTAAGAACATTGTTTCTGTGCCAAATGGCATAAATCTTTCCCGCAAAGACATAGTAATAccttttttattaattaaagttCATAATAAAGGTGTTACCAGAAGATTCTTGTTTCATTATGATTTTTACACAATGCATCTTTACAGGGAAACAGTTGTgcataattttaaatgtaaccTAGTAGGACCTTTTCCAGTTATTGCTTTCAAAAGTTCTGTTTCCAaaggagagacaggacagaggTGACAGACCTGCTGAGAGCGATTTCTGATCATTTAGTTGGATGCTTTGCTGCTGATTAAAGGTGCAGTCACAGTCGGTATAGATGGCGTGATGCATCTTCACCTGTGGGAGCAGATACTTAATATCTCACTGCACCATGTAAACTTGCATAAAAATAGCATCTCCTCTTGGTAGGACAGGAAATTGATAAAAGGATATCCTCTATTAATTCTGGATAATCTATGACGTCTAAGAAAAGCCTTATGTTGTTGGTTATGTCTGTCGGTGATAGTCGGGCTGAGTTTCATCAAGTGTTTACGTGTCTTTGTAATGCTGCGTGCAGtaattttatcattattttaaattatcagTTGGTTTCCAATTATCAAGAAGTAGCTTATCTTTTTTGTGCTTTGGGGATTAAAGAACGAGTCTTTGAGACACTgtagggcagggatcctcaaatccaggcctcgaggtccagtgtcctgcaggctTTAGATGGGTCcgtgatccaacacacctgaatcaaatggctgagttacctcctcagtatgcagtcaagttctccagagtcctgctgatgacttctatatttgactcaggtgtgttgaagcagagacacatctaaaatctgcaggacaggggctcttgacgcctggagttggccacccctgctgTAGCAGGTATATTTTAGAGGTGAAGTGAGTAGGTAGATCAAGAAGGGTTAAAAGTTTAGAGTGAGAAGGCTTCTTAAACCAGCTCTTATCTTGAGATGTTGTTGGAAGCTGCTTTACCCAGTTTCTATTTACGCTGCTCTCTTGCTGGAACTACACTGGaaatatttgttgtgtttttaaaaagtagacAAACAGTAATTCTCAGTGTTTTAGGGTGggaaaaatgtttaattcatAGTATTCCTGTGCATGAGACTGTGCAAAAATGTTCAGAAATATTCCCTGTATTTGCTAATTATCAAAAATAGAAGTAAATAATGGctcatgtgtatgtatatgtaatgTATATAATCTCTCATCTACTTACATATTACCTTATTCAGTCATGTAGATTGTTTTTATTAGATGATAAAAATAGTACTGGAGTATTTTGAAGTATATCttatagggctgcaacgattcatcgattaactcgattaaatcgattctaaaaaattatcaacatacgtttactgtgtcgatgcttcgtttaaactctgcagcgctcagctgtctcggtgtaagcggcgctcctcactagcattagcagcattagtgctccgtcgtctttttgtgggtttattggtggctggcaaaccaacatagaactgcattaccgccacctactggactggagtgtgaatcacgcgcacacacatacacagattctaaaaagctctccgtcgctgcgatgatttcctttaacacagagtggatcatcgctagagttgccacctgtctcgtaaaatacagaaccccgtatgttacgggactccgtggaatacggctccgtaacatgcggggttccgtactttaccgGACGGGTGGCGactatcgctgacatgcatttccacgcctccactgctctctgtgtgtctgtgtgtgttgtgctcgctgacaatttcagctgttatttttgtctttacttcagctgtagctaccagaactggtttgctagagcgcgggccattagcactagcgatggtttggtaccggaaggcccgccccccaggaccgggaggctccgtcaaaatttatttttttttaatcccttattagtgactaaatatagacctgcagtagaaacgtatttttgagaatgcttgtgaatacaaagcattacaacattactcacacatgcgccatggctcccacagccactagtttttcaaaacactcatagcaggcagcggttttaactgcgcaagcgcaaagagccggtgagctcaagtagtgcaaaacgaaatgtttttccagcgtccaaaacagcagctttttcttttagtaaccaccattaaaatctttactgggaaacagctggaggtccttcatcaagcacctgatcagcaagtgttaaggcggagaaaagagaactttgtagctgctccatccaccgctgtttgttcacacggcgaaaaactgcagtacggaagttaaaatatgcagataaactgttaataaaaaaagtatttcttatccgattaatcgatggaataatcgatagaatactcgattactaaaataatcgttatgcagccctaatatcTTATAGTTCTTACTGAACTTATCTAAAGTCTAAAGTTAAAATGCTGAGTGCAACTTTAGACCCCTACTTCCCACAATATAAGGTTTATAGGTATGACcttgtgtgcgcgtgtgtgtgcacctGAGTGAGTGAGGTAGTAATTGCAggttatagtttatttatttttatttcttatttatcttatcttatgtgaAAGTTTGATAATGTGCACTGTGAGCTCCTGTAACCAAAATCACATTCCTTGTATGCATAGCATACCTTGGCCAATAAagtttgattctgattctgatcttaAACTACGTTATAGCATTTGAAGTAACTTCAATACTGCATGATATCTAAATATACCTGCCATATAATTACCTCACATATTAAGGTGTGTACCTTTTTGGACTTGAAactgaaagcatttaaaaaattttaatgatGAAAAGCATTCCAGAGTTAAAAGGACGAAACAGACTTAACACTGAAACATAATGGGTGTCAGGGGAAGCCCCCCCAGTTCCTAAATCCAGCCTCTGTTGGCATCAGCTCATAGTGAAATTTCCCAGACGTTGGCTCCTCTTTGTAAGTGAGAGCTCACAGAGTTTGTCTTCTAATATTTTTTGTGTCcttcagagcagatttctgCGTTTCACTGTGTATTGTtcaatccaatgagtgctggcaaagagaaactaccagttgtagtcaatcatggtCACTAATGATAAGGTAATAGCCCTCTGCTTTGTCAGGTTAAgagacattgtagaaccttcagaaccacttattaaaagatttaagtgagtatACgtttatatttgagcctgtatgtatacttttgaccttgTGTGGATTAGAGGAAATCctaaataatttcaaacttgtgcatccagctcttgtttttaaagtcatgcATGCTGTATAATTACTCCACCCTGGGAAAAGAACAgatcaaagaaatcattaaaagccccaaattatcCCAACATTCATGCCCAACATGAGTTTATGTAAATCTCTGATCACAACTGTATTTGTTTGTGCTACAGTGGAGTAGGTAGGTTGTTTTAGAGAAGTGGATAGGTGTGTAGAAGAGAGAAGTGAGTCATTCCACTGAAGGTGCGTGCTGCCCGAGTGGTACCTTTCAGAGAAAATGTTTTCCCTGCAAAGATGGAGACTATAAATGTATTGCATGTTATTAAATATACTTAAATGATTATTGTTGTCACTGCTTAATGAGTGGTTTTAATTTTCAGAATTAAAATTGTGCATGTATTGCATATTTGAACATGTTTTTTAGATTTTACTAAATTTGTCAGTTTAAACTTAGTTAAACTCTTATTTGGCTCCAATAGTGTTACAGGTGTAAGTGCAGCCACTCAAATTTGAACTAAAATGTGGTCATGAAGCCAAATGCACGTGTGTGACAGGCACTGGTGTAGTCACCTGTATTTGTCAATTGCCATTTTCGTGGCAACATTGCTCATGTGAATGTCACCAGTTAAACTTGAATGAGAATGGTAGATTGTTGTGCTTAAAACTGTGAAGGGTTCACAGTGTTTATTTCCCAGTTTGTCGTCACGAGTTAATCTAACACCAGTGAATCTCGTATGTTGGCAGGGACCGGCCATTTACCTTTGAGGTGTCATTTAATGTCAAAAATGTCCCTCATCAGGGCCTAACTCTGTGCCCccgaccttttttttttttttcttttttttttaatatgttagTTTTTGGTTTGAATTAAATTCAAGTTCCATTGAAATTGTTAAGGTTATTAATAACCCTGCGCGCTCACACAGCTGCTCCTGAAACGTTTATCACATTTGTACACTTTAAATTTCATTCACATATGTGATCGACATGCTCAGAGTGTAGAGCCCTGCTGGAATATAATTGCTcagatgtgtgttttcctgtcatTGCATTAGTAACCTTTTCCTTGTGTCCTTTTCTTCATCAAGACCTCCCACAGCAACATGAATTGTAAGGAAGAGGAGGGTCTGGATGGCCAGCAGGTCTGTAACCAGGAGAGGAGCTCCAGTCTGGACCAGCAGGACTCAGATcctccacagattaaagaggagcaggaggaccTCTGCATCAGTCAGCAGGGAGAGCAGCTTGTAGTGAAACAGGAAGGCATCATCTTCTGGACCGGGGAAGAGCGGCTCAGACTGCTGGATACCATCTGGAAACCTGAAACAAATTTGCTACACAGTTCAGGTATGTAGAACTCTATGTCGAGATCTTAAtacaaaaagaagaataaagagGCTCAGAGTAAATTTTAAAAGTAGAAGCACAAGAAGAATTTAACTGCAACAGCTAGCACTAATACATCTGTTTTCTAAACTGTTAACAgttacaggtgttttttttgtggtaaaTAAAATTATTCCCATTAGAGCTGAGTGATTATTCACTTTCAAATCACAGTTGCTCTGAGAttaacaaactgccaaaactgtgATTAGCCTATACGTGACTCAAGATGAATGCATATACACCTAACAACATTATACATGTGGAACTGAAGGAAAACATAACTTGAATTTTAGTGCAGAAAATCATTTTCACCAAACCACAAGAATCACCTGACGATTCAGTCTTAACGAAAATCAGCGGTATGGTGGCATTTTGCCTTTGAGGTCAGCATCAAGAAAAAGGACTTTTGTGATTCATGTTGTGTAACAGTCGTGGAGAAACACCGCAAACctaaaaatgcaccacagacaGCTGTACACCATCGATGCAGATGAAAACGAGCCTGTATAGTTAAATTTGGCATATTTGCATGCTGAACTTAAATGGTTATGTTAATTAATGTGAGCTGTCCTTTTAACCCTAGAACACCAGTGTGAGTTTGTGAGACCATCTACAATGCCATTTGGCTCTGCTATTTGAGAGGGGCTCTGAGTAGAACCACTACTCCTCTTAAAATGAGCCTGCTGAGGTGGTACAAATGATGCCTCCTAGATGAGATGTCCTGAGAGGTTATGGTTTAGACCGACAGCATGCTGtagagattatatctctggcCTGGCTAGTTGTGTgtttatacaattttttttgtgttgggGGCAAAATGACCCGAGCCAATAGTTCATATATGTCAAATATATTGGTAGGATGAAAGTTACACTGCCAGGGAATTCcaactgcagtattttgaacAGCTCAGCTCCTGGTTGCTACTTGCACCTCTTAATTAATCTTCTAGTGTGATCAATGCCAAGGATAGATATCATAAagaagcaactgttgctgtgTATCCACCTTAGAAGGgttatataattattttgaaataatttgAATTCCATCTTTCTATGGTGGTATATTATTCGCAAATGGAAAACTTTCAAAAcagttgccaatcttcccaggagtggacatcccagcaaattcactccaagGTCAAAGtggtcagagaaactgcaaggCTGCATCTCAGATTCTAacggcctcagttagcatgtcaAAAAAgctcatgacagtacaattagaaaaagatagAGCAAGGATGGcctgtttggaagggttgccaggagaaaggcTCGtctttctaaaaagaacatggcagcacagcttaggtttgcaaactACAAGTCTTCTGGAGCACTGTCCTTTGGACAAATtaaaccaaagtggagatgtctggtgaaaaccaaacacagcatgtcaGCACTGGGGTTATTAGAGTTAACGAGAAATGTGACTACCCGTCGGGTCAATGCAGCTgcaacgttgtgatgaacctgttccgtccttgtgcgtttccggccactttatcagtgagagaataacaatcaggaacaatcaatataaagaatcgagggaatgaagaaagtgaaaaaacagggacaaatatgtttgcagccaaaaaaatgagcacaaagagcgaggaccaaaagaagtcccagccggcaccgcatataaaacaccagcacacgaccataaggtaatgaacacacacaatccagctacacaagcagaagtgcgacatgaggtcggccacatatcgagcatctaaccaagctagctccaaaacagaagctgttgttaatctgctgcactgacgagttactcttgtaccttgaatcttgcacctgacaaagtatgaaaaactaatgaaactaaactaaaactgagcaataaaccaaaaataaaaactaataaaaatgagcaaaactgctctgaaaactaattaaaactaactgaattaaagaaaaaagtaaaaactaactaaaactaaacgataatgtaaaatccaaaactattattacCCTGGTCAACACAAACATCTCGtacagcacggtggtggagtgttgttttgcagccacaggacctgggagCCTTGCAGTCATTATGTCTACCATGAACtcctgtataccaaagtattctagagtcaagtGTAAGGCCGTCTGTCCTACAGGTAAAACTTGGGTGAGATTGAATCATGCAACAGGAAAGTgctcccaagcacagcagcaaatctacaacaaaatggctgaaaaacaaaagaatcaaagtgttgcAATGGTCTAGTCAAATACCGCATTTTCATTGGTAcccactcagccggggttcAAAGCGATCCGAGCCGACCCGAAAATGTGACgtggaagaacagcatgccactggtTGGTCAGGGAGTGTCGTAACtagttgagtcatgagagcgactccttcaccataaTCAACcgcgccatttttaaaaccccacagcaagaagCTGGAGGCACACAAAGCATGGGGAGGCTCAGTTGAATGCCTAGAGTGACTATGACAGCCGATTATGACATGTTTGGCAGTATAGGATTAATAcataacaatgataaccttcatccattaaaacttTGTACTGGGGACTTACGCATGATGACGATAGTAAACTTGCCTTAGCTATGTTATCTTGCCTCTATCTTAtccattgttgttgttgtgttttgagtcgcatacaaattacatcaTACTGTCCGTGTTGCTATATTGACTCCTcccacattgaggtggtactcaattgcagtggaaacaaaacaagaccttGGCGAGTCATGCTGAGTTGAGTCGACCCAcgctgagtagatactaatggaaacgcagcATAAGTctagacctcagcctgactgaaatgTTGTTGCAGGACTCGGTGAAGAGTGACCCAGATTTTTTCCACAATGTGAGACTGattgaatatatagaatgattACCTCACcttactgctgctaaaggagATTTTACAAGCTATTGAAATATATGATTGCATAATCTTTTTTACATTACTGTATACAAGCGTGTCGCACCTGAAACCCAACCTTCAtctagattagattagattagattaaactttattaaaccctttgggagggttccgtcaggaaaattaaagttccagtagcactTTTATGTTACAGGCACACAAGCAGAAATatagtcagaaatatacaagcaaatgaataaatagataaataataaacaaagataCAACAAAGGCAAAGAAGATACAAAATatctgacagatgatgtggtattgCACCTTGAGACTGCCTATTGTCCAGCACTGCTTTGTTACCTTGTGTTTGTGGTTAGACTCAGGCTGCTGCTCCTTCCCcccctctgtcctcctgttaccccccccccccccccccccccccaaaaaaaaaaaaaaatatcagttcaGGTTGAAAAATATGGGAACAGATTAAATTCCATTTAAGTCTGATTCAAAACAATTTTACCAACTGAGATATCTACCTCATTTAAGACCTGCTGAGgaccaaatcatttttttatgtcCTACAAAAAAATTTGCAGAGGATGGAGGAGGATGCAGTTTCTTTATGGCCATGACTACAACTGTACCAAGTCTAGATATCTACAACCAATATCTTTaaagtttatatatatgtaGAATAACAAGCATCCAAATATTAAGATGAACTTTGCCTAAGTTCAGGTTAAGCTCAGTGTCAGAACTCCGTCATTTGCATCAGTGTCAAAATTCTTTGTCACATTTATTCACTTTAAATTTCACAGGTATGTGTGAGCAACAGGCTCACAGTAGTTATGTAATGGTTGACATTAGAATCtgttttttcagatgttttttctCATATTTGTCCCTTCAGACTTCCCACAACAAAAAGATTTTAATGAAGAAGAGGGTCTGGATGACCAGCAGGTCTGCAACCAGGAGAGGAACTGCAGTCTTGGCCAGGAGGACCCAGAgcctccacagattaaagaggaacaggaggaactctgcaccagtcaggagggagagcaTCTTCTACTGAAGCTGGAGACTGATACCTTTATGGTGACTCCTGCTTATGAAGAATGTAAACCAGAACCAAATAGTGACCAGTTCCTTTCTCACAACTCTCCTGAATCAGCAAGCCGAGATCAGGGAGAAAGCAAGCAAGTGGACTTGGGATCATCTAGAAGAGCAAAGCCAATCAAGAGGCAATGTGCTAACAGAGTAGACGACTCTCCCGGGTCAGAGTCTCAGTGTAAAACTAACACAagtaaaaagtgtttaaaatgtgaaacttGTGGAAAAACTTTTCAGTTTAAATCTGGACTGAACGAACATCTAAGagttcacacaggtgagaagccttATTATTGCACTACCTGTGGTAAAAGATTTAGTTTCTCATCTGCATTTAAAGTTCAcatgagaattcacacaggtgagaaaccatATCCTTGCACTACATGTGGGAAAAGATTTAGGGATTTAAAATCATTCAAAACTCACATGAggattcacacaggtgagaagccatatTCTTGTAGCATCTGTGGGAAAAGATTCAGGGACTTATCAGGattcagaaaacacacaagaattcacacaggtgagaggcCATATGTTTGCGGCATGTGTGAGAAAAGATTCAGTCAGATGATACACTTGAAAACTCACACGaaaattcacacaggtgagaagccgttATCTTCTAGCAcctgtgggaaaactttcaaaCAGACAACACAGTTAAAAAGACACATGAGAATTCATACTGGTTAAAAGTTTCATACTTGCAAAACTTGGGAGACTTGTAGCACTGTGACAGTACAGTCCACACTGGTGAGAAGCCAAAGCAGTGCAACACCTGAGGGAAGAGATGAATTCACAGGACAATATGGTATGTTTTCTCTCTCAAGCAGATACAAACACTATATTCTTTATTCCATTTATTGGCTTAGTCTTATGATTGTAGAAAAAGCCTGATTTTATATTTGAAAttatattttcactgttttagACTGTAGAGGTGACTCACAAGTATTAATTGTAGATTGATGTCCTTTAACTTTATTCACTAAAAAGCTTTTATAGAAAACCAAGCAAAAGAAAATTGTCACTTGTTGCTTTTTATAGCAAAGATTTGATTCCTCTGTCAGGCATGAGAGttgtctgtcttttatttttatgcctCCTTTCTGTATTTCATTGCAACTGACTTGGTGGCAAGAGGTGTGGATCTTGTCTCCAGTCTGGTACCTTAATACACACGCTTACGGTAGTGTGGCATTGATATGCGGTATGATTTGCAACATGGCACCTGATTGGCAGATGAAATTTCGGCCTGCTGCACTTCCGCTGGGATTGCAGTACTCATTTGTGACTGTGGTCCACCAAACAAGAATGAAGGAGAGAgatcctgagaaaaaaaatgcagtatttgAATGTTGGCTCGCAGTTACACTATGATTCAAAGATCAAGAACACATTCAGCTATTTTATAGTTACAAATCACAAGtcccctcaaggtgctttatattttaaggcaatgattaaatgcagagtggggtataacaTACACGCATACATACAGGGAAAAATGGCAACAGCAACTGACAAACTACTGACACTGGCAATGGCAGCATGAAGAGGATGCAGGCATACTGAGAATTTTGTACTTTGTGTAGATTGTGTTTTTCAAAGTCAGTTATTGTTTCACTAAGAGCTCAAAGATTTGATTTTCAAATTGGTCTGTGTTGATAAGTTTGTTTAGGAAAAATTTAGTAGACTAGACCTCAAATGTtaggtgaatttttttttttccttttaattttcatGGGTGCACGCTCCTAGATCCCTCAATCACATCAGCCACATGCAGCCAGGTGGAGCGCACAccctttcagtctttttttggGAAGGAGCGCTCTCATGTCTGCTCGCTTACAAAATGCTGGAAAGTGACACAAATTAGACCAAAAATATTGTATCATTATGAATTTTAGGTTACTTCATGTGTTGATGTTAATTTTCTTGAAAGTTAAACTTCAGTGTGCGCCTGCACCGTTGAGTCATTTAGTTTTGATGCttctgagtgtgtttttcatcctttaaagtttaaataaaaatttcattAAAACCTCTAGTGACAAAATTTCACTTTGAGGTGTAATATCTAAAatttaaaagcaacaaaagAGCATTCTGCCTCATTTTacaatttttgtgtgtgtgtgtgtgtgtgtgtgtgtgtgatgttttatttaaattttgaaaCTGATGTTTTGACTGAGTAGACATGCCTCAGTCTGTATCATAGCTCCTGTTTACCTGTCCTAGCTGCAGGGCTTTACTCAGTGATACACATAAAATATTCATGTAGTGTGGCTGCAGGTTTACAGTTAAACTGCATGAAGGTGTAATAGTAAATAACTTAATATGTTTAAATGCTTTGTCATTGCTTTTGGTCTTCAAATAAGCAATTTTTCATATTCAGCCTGATAATTGGGAAACTGTCTGACCTGCTGTCTGGTATTAAATATCTTTCCTCTGCAATAATTCAAagtttcatgtttcttttttttttttttttttttttaaatcacaattGCTTGGCTgaattttgtttcctgtttatttgAATCCTTCAGCTGAATTAAGTATACTTCCTAGCCTTCCACTCTGTGTTTAGTCTTTGACTTCCTTTAATTTTGATAGCTGACTGTCTAGGTTTTTTGTTACTCTTGCCTGTTTTAGAAtcctgcatttcagtcagttttcaaaagtgacattttatggttgaatatttaatcagtggtacTTTGATTAAAGGGAAACAGGCTCATcttcagctccatatttttattcttgaactcTACTAAAGTAAATTTGCATGATTCACCGTTCCAAATGATCCATATTTAATTTATGCTATACTGTACTTTATACTACAAATCATCAGACTGTTGGTGTCATTACCAAAACACTGTTAAAGAGGCTAAAAGAGAATACCCCTCAAACATCATTGCATCTGTCAGAACCAACACCTGTTATTTAAAACTATCAACTATCGTCCTGAATGCTTCACAGTCTGCCTGTTCTGAAACATCCTCTGATATGTGCAATaagtttttacctttttattgATAAAGTTGCCACTGTAAGAGCTATAATTTCAGTCTGTCTCTGACCCCTCTGCCTCATGCTCTACTGTTCCAGTTTGAGCCAGAGACTCTGGTGTTCTTAGAGGATGAGGTTCGCCTCATACacacaatctctctctctctctctcccccatgtgtgtgtgtgtgtgtgtgtgtatatatatatgtatatatatatatatatatatatatatatatatttttttttttttttttttatgcatttggcacaatgcagtcagacaagtaccgttcccctgggaaccaccaaacccagactcgtcaatcagattggcagatggagaagtgtgattcatccctccagagaacacgtctccgttgctctagagtccagtgtcggcgtgctttacaccactgcatccgatgctttacattgtgcttggtgatgtaaggcttggatgcagctgctcggccatggaaacccatccatgaagctctctatgcactattcttgagctaatctgaaggccacatgaagtttggaggtctgtagcaactgaaTCTGCAGAAAGCTGGTGAAAGTTTGACCTCTGTGTGCTATTATCCTCAGCTTCTGTTGACcccactctgattttatgtggcctaccagtatggggctgagttgctgtcgtttccaatcgcttccactttgttataatcccactaacagctgactgtggaatatttagtaatgaggaaatttctCTGAGcccctgagagcgacccattctttcactaatctttgtggaagcagtctgcatgcctaggtgcttggtttacaCATCTGTGGCCGTGGGAGTGATTGGAGCACCTGAATTCAGTTATCgggatggtgagtgaatacttttgggagTAAAGTGTAAACTTTAAGGGCTTGATTCTCGTTGAAATTTTACAAGCTACCTGAGGAAGGCAGCAATACGCCTTTGACTCATCGAGTGTGCTGGAAATCCAAAAGAAGCCGAAGAAGAACGGCAACGACGAGACTCTTACGCTTATTCAAGACGGAAGTTAGCTTTATGTGCAATCTGCATTCAGCTGGAAACTTTTGATataacagaaatattttagtTGATGAAGCAACAACTGGAGTTTCAAGGAGAGAGTAACTGCTGCTGCCGAAGAAGAAACGATCGTCCGGTATGAGGAGGAGACCAACCGTGAGCGCAGGCTGCTGGATATCAGACCCGAGATAAAGTCGCACAGAACAGGTTTGTAAAACTGTGACGGTCTCAGTGAACTAACAGCAATCAGAGCTCCGTTTTAGGATTGCAGCTGTGAAAAGTGTCCGCCGCGAAATGTTCTTGTGCTTCTACCCTCGGGTTTATGGTAGTGGACCTCTTTTCTGCTGATTGTTCTGGtccag
This portion of the Archocentrus centrarchus isolate MPI-CPG fArcCen1 chromosome 17, fArcCen1, whole genome shotgun sequence genome encodes:
- the LOC115795857 gene encoding zinc finger and SCAN domain-containing protein 2-like, encoding MNCKEEEGLDGQQVCNQERSSSLDQQDSDPPQIKEEQEDLCISQQGEQLVVKQEGIIFWTGEERLRLLDTIWKPETNLLHSSDFPQQKDFNEEEGLDDQQVCNQERNCSLGQEDPEPPQIKEEQEELCTSQEGEHLLLKLETDTFMVTPAYEECKPEPNSDQFLSHNSPESASRDQGESKQVDLGSSRRAKPIKRQCANRVDDSPGSESQCKTNTSKKCLKCETCGKTFQFKSGLNEHLRVHTGEKPYYCTTCGKRFSFSSAFKVHMRIHTGEKPYPCTTCGKRFRDLKSFKTHMRIHTGEKPYSCSICGKRFRDLSGFRKHTRIHTGERPYVCGMCEKRFSQMIHLKTHTKIHTGEKPLSSSTCGKTFKQTTQLKRHMRIHTG